The Cotesia glomerata isolate CgM1 linkage group LG9, MPM_Cglom_v2.3, whole genome shotgun sequence region taagaaaattaagtgaccaattatggataaaaataaaaatctcttAATTACCATCTCACCGATAAGATAATTGCAAcacttttatttgttattacacatgtataattagaataatcagaaaaaaaaattaattatttattttaatgataataaaaagaaatatgcTTATTATTTTACAGTAAATAATTCTTATACATTTTTGTAGTGGTGAGTAGTTACTCTTGAGTATTTACATTACTCAAGTCATTAACGACTAATAACTCTCAaggttaatttcaaaaaaaatcttcagtCTTGAAATCTGTAAATGTCGAAAAAACATCAGTCAAATTTTAGAAATGTCAAAATCAAAATAGTATCCCAGTGATACTTTGAATCCAAAGATAGTGGGAGTCAACGCGCGTGTACCACCCAGGATACGCACTTGGACAATCATTGTCCAATCCAGTACTGAAAATACCAACTTGGATGAATTGACGGTAGTAGTGATTGTAAACGATTAGTGGACTGCCACTGTCACCTTGACATGCTTCAGCTCCAGTGTCGCTTGCCGTACACAGTAAATCTGGGTCGATGTATCCGTCTTCGTAACATTTATTATTCGGGATGATTGGCAAAGACCCATATTGAAGAATGCTGCTTCCTCTTCCCGTACCGTTGTCTCCCCAACCCATGATTAAGGCTTTCTTTCCATCGTAGGATTCGTCGGTATCCATGTGGCTGGAAAGTCTTATCGGCTTGACCGTGGCTGTTGATTAAAATGactgattattaattattaattatttatcgattatcgagaatttttaagaaaaaacttACGTCCGAAAGGAATTTCCTCGGGCATGTAGATCAACGCAATGTCATTTTCGTGGTGTTCGTCCCAATACGGGTGAGAAAAAATGTTGGATGCTATCATAGCAAACCCTGGCCCCTGATAGAAACGAGAGTCAGCATGGTCATTGTTTACATCGCCGAACATTATCAATATTTGTTCAGATTGCTTCACGCAGTGTGCAGCGGTCAGTACCCAACGATTTGAGATTATTGACCCACCACAGTGGGAATACTCATCATTATTGTTGATTATGGATGCATGGATTGCTACCATCCATGGAAATTGTCCGATGCTTGCGTCATTTTCTCTTGATGCCATTCGGTCCGCCATTTCGTATATAGAATCCTTGAAAGTGTCGGCTGGAAAATCGTTCAGGTGTAATTGTATTGTAACTTATTGATTTTAAACAGAGATTTAGTGAACAAAATATGtctagatgaaaaaaaaatgtcaacaaaTATCCGTTGCACAAAAGATTCCTCTGATATATACCAGACATTTCATGCCAAATCGGacaatttaaacattttttgtcatttttggATATTGCTTCgtatcgataaaaaaatttattaaggtaaattcagaaatttttttaattactcgtTCAAATGAtgtcgaattaaaaaaaagcctctttttttttggtttttcgCTCATAACTTCTACAAAAATCGTctaaattaatattcttttgtcaaaaatttttgtctttcaaaaaaacaaaaaaaaataataaaaataaatttttcagtgattttttccaaattcaagcatattttgattttcctgaaaatttgtcaTCATAAACTATTATATTTTCTGCAACTTTTTAGTCCAGTCTAATCAGGAGATCAGGAGATCTTCTTGGCAactgattatttttgatttatcaaAACTTAATGGATTTACTTTTTCCTATTATGATGTTACTACACACGGCTATTGAaaagaaaagtaaaaatatatttgtagagtacatattttattaaaatcaacataaatttgtttcatttGTACGTCACTGTcgttattgtaattaaaaaatatcattttacaaaatagaaattcaattttttatacgtataattattgtaatttattcatcataataattataataaaatatatgtcgaTTATTCCATCAATGATATTGATGACAGTAGTTAAGGTTATTCG contains the following coding sequences:
- the LOC123271880 gene encoding collagenase-like, producing the protein MAFSVQTIIILFNALIINNSFVESITFFKRKDFLVPGQADTFKDSIYEMADRMASRENDASIGQFPWMVAIHASIINNNDEYSHCGGSIISNRWVLTAAHCVKQSEQILIMFGDVNNDHADSRFYQGPGFAMIASNIFSHPYWDEHHENDIALIYMPEEIPFGPTVKPIRLSSHMDTDESYDGKKALIMGWGDNGTGRGSSILQYGSLPIIPNNKCYEDGYIDPDLLCTASDTGAEACQGDSGSPLIVYNHYYRQFIQVGIFSTGLDNDCPSAYPGWYTRVDSHYLWIQSITGILF